The following are encoded together in the Coffea arabica cultivar ET-39 chromosome 1c, Coffea Arabica ET-39 HiFi, whole genome shotgun sequence genome:
- the LOC140019357 gene encoding uncharacterized protein isoform X1, translating into MATENTSTKKRKQRYLPHNKPVKKGAYPLHPGVQGFFITCDGGRERQASHEAINVIDSFFEEYVHGAGSNKQQEAIPKQFMNKKTKFVYSDSSEDEDGDDDGIGNNIHRSTEEKDLRTDNITDANCETLVDEKLGSQNEDDSSVQEEIQEHKDGKEEVTKKHKFQEGDAGEQPIKKQCVEISSSKSPNLASSKMEEKSVDKLIEAELAELGDKSKRRFSNLDSGCNGVVFVQMRKRDDDPNPKDIVQYMMTSLASTRKHMSRFMLRVLPIELSCYASEEEIVRAIKPFIAKYFPVEAQNPHKFAVLYEARANTGIDRAKIIDAVAKSVPSPHKVDLSHPDIHIVVQIVKTVCLIGLVEKYKELAKFNVRQLTSSKS; encoded by the exons aTGGCAACTGAGAACACGTCCACCAAGAAAAGGAAGCAACGCTATCTTCCCCACAAT AAACCAGTGAAAAAGGGAGCATACCCATTACATCCAGGGGTACAAGGGTTCTTTATAACATGTGATGGCGGAAGGGAACGCCAAGCCTCTCATGAAGCCATTAATGTTATTGATTCC TTCTTTGAAGAGTATGTGCATGGGGCAGGTTCAAATAAACAACAAGAAGCAATACCAAAGCAATTCATGAATAAGAAAACTAAATTTGTATACTCTGATAGTAgtgaggatgaagatggagatgatgaCGGGATTGGCAATAACATTCATAGGAGCACAGAGGAGAAAGATTTACGTACGGATAATATAACCGATGCTAATTGTGAAACTCTAGTTGATGAAAAGCTAGGGTCTCAGAATGAGGACGACTCGTCTGTTCAAGAGGAAATACAAGAACATAAAGatggtaaggaggaagtgacaAAGAAGCATAAATTTCAAGAAGGTGATGCTGGAGAGCAGCCAATTAAAAAGCAGTGTGTTGAAATAAGTTCATCAAAGTCCCCAAATTTGGCATCTTCTAAGATGGAGGAGAAATCAGTTGATAAATTGATCGAAGCTGAGCTAGCTGAGTTGGGAGACAAAAGTAAG AGACGATTCAGCAACCTTGACTCAGGCTGTAATGGTGTTGTATTTGTCCAAATGCGCAAGAGAGATGATGATCCGAACCCGAAGGATATCGTGCAGTATATGATGACTTCCCTTGCTTCAACCCGGAAACACATGTCTAG ATTCATGTTAAGGGTGCTGCCTATTGAATTAAGCTGCTATGCGTCAGAAGAGGAAATTGTAAGGGCAATTAAACCTTTTATTGCAAAATACTTTCCAGTGGAAGCTCAGAATCCCCACAAG TTCGCTGTATTGTATGAAGCCCGTGCAAATACTGGTATTGATAGAGCAAAAATCATCGATGCAGTCGCAAAATCTGTTCCTTCACCACATAAAGTTGATCTTAGCCATCCTGATATACATATTGTTGTCCAAATTGTCAAG ACTGTTTGCTTGATTGGGTTGGTTGAGAAGTACAAGGAATTGGCCAAGTTCAATGTGAGGCAGCTTACATCTTCTAAATCCTAA
- the LOC140019357 gene encoding uncharacterized protein isoform X2: MATENTSTKKRKQRYLPHNFFEEYVHGAGSNKQQEAIPKQFMNKKTKFVYSDSSEDEDGDDDGIGNNIHRSTEEKDLRTDNITDANCETLVDEKLGSQNEDDSSVQEEIQEHKDGKEEVTKKHKFQEGDAGEQPIKKQCVEISSSKSPNLASSKMEEKSVDKLIEAELAELGDKSKRRFSNLDSGCNGVVFVQMRKRDDDPNPKDIVQYMMTSLASTRKHMSRFMLRVLPIELSCYASEEEIVRAIKPFIAKYFPVEAQNPHKFAVLYEARANTGIDRAKIIDAVAKSVPSPHKVDLSHPDIHIVVQIVKTVCLIGLVEKYKELAKFNVRQLTSSKS; this comes from the exons aTGGCAACTGAGAACACGTCCACCAAGAAAAGGAAGCAACGCTATCTTCCCCACAAT TTCTTTGAAGAGTATGTGCATGGGGCAGGTTCAAATAAACAACAAGAAGCAATACCAAAGCAATTCATGAATAAGAAAACTAAATTTGTATACTCTGATAGTAgtgaggatgaagatggagatgatgaCGGGATTGGCAATAACATTCATAGGAGCACAGAGGAGAAAGATTTACGTACGGATAATATAACCGATGCTAATTGTGAAACTCTAGTTGATGAAAAGCTAGGGTCTCAGAATGAGGACGACTCGTCTGTTCAAGAGGAAATACAAGAACATAAAGatggtaaggaggaagtgacaAAGAAGCATAAATTTCAAGAAGGTGATGCTGGAGAGCAGCCAATTAAAAAGCAGTGTGTTGAAATAAGTTCATCAAAGTCCCCAAATTTGGCATCTTCTAAGATGGAGGAGAAATCAGTTGATAAATTGATCGAAGCTGAGCTAGCTGAGTTGGGAGACAAAAGTAAG AGACGATTCAGCAACCTTGACTCAGGCTGTAATGGTGTTGTATTTGTCCAAATGCGCAAGAGAGATGATGATCCGAACCCGAAGGATATCGTGCAGTATATGATGACTTCCCTTGCTTCAACCCGGAAACACATGTCTAG ATTCATGTTAAGGGTGCTGCCTATTGAATTAAGCTGCTATGCGTCAGAAGAGGAAATTGTAAGGGCAATTAAACCTTTTATTGCAAAATACTTTCCAGTGGAAGCTCAGAATCCCCACAAG TTCGCTGTATTGTATGAAGCCCGTGCAAATACTGGTATTGATAGAGCAAAAATCATCGATGCAGTCGCAAAATCTGTTCCTTCACCACATAAAGTTGATCTTAGCCATCCTGATATACATATTGTTGTCCAAATTGTCAAG ACTGTTTGCTTGATTGGGTTGGTTGAGAAGTACAAGGAATTGGCCAAGTTCAATGTGAGGCAGCTTACATCTTCTAAATCCTAA
- the LOC140019760 gene encoding ubiquitin-conjugating enzyme E2 20-like gives MTTTMNSESSNNSNTPAAGPVMTSSKQPVQSAKNVDTQSVLKRLQSELMALMMSGDSGISAFPEEDNIFCWKGTITGSKDTVFEGTEYKLSLSFPTDYPFKAPKVKFETGCFHPNVDVYGNICLDILQDKWSSAYDVRTILLSIQSLLGEPNTSSPLNNQAAALWGNQAEYRKMVEKLYKPSS, from the exons ATGACTACCACAATGAACAGCGAAAGCAGCAATAACAGCAACACCCCGGCGGCTGGTCCGGTGATGACGTCATCCAAGCAGCCAGTGCAATCGGCAAAGAACGTTGATACTCAATCTGTTCTCAAGAg GTTGCAATCTGAGCTGATGGCCTTGATG ATGAGTGGCGATTCCGGAATATCTGCTTTTCCCGAGGAAGACAACATATTCTGCTGGAAAGGAACAATTACTGGTAGCAAAGATACCGTGTTTGAGGGCACTGAATACAAACTATCACTTTCCTTTCCAACTGATTATCCATTCAAGGCTCCAAAGGTCAAGTTCGAGACTGGCTGCTTTCATCCAAATGTTGATGTTTATGGAAATATATGCTTGGACATACTTCAG GATAAGTGGTCGTCAGCTTATGATGTGAGGACAATTCTGCTCTCCATTCAAAGCCTGCTGGGAG AACCGAACACAAGCTCACCTTTGAATAATCAAGCAGCAGCACTCTGGGGCAATCAAGCAG AGTACAGGAAAATGGTTGAGAAGCTTTACAAGCCTAGCTCCTAG
- the LOC140019608 gene encoding uncharacterized protein, translating into MGGSTHFSVFLLVAIILLCSSSKTVNATCYASEKQALMDFKKDLEDPFGRLSSWIHDVDCCKWEGVVCSNRSGRVIQLHLQSPVRVIGYFGVPEFQDEIVVESPLSGKISHSLKNLTHLRYLDLSQNNFSGIPIPSFFGSLRSLRYLNLSRAGFQGMVPYQLGNLSSLRTLSIGGQSSSLRDVSDLQVDNLQWLAGLSNLERLGMSRVNLSTASNWLEVINTIPSLVEIHLSSCQLDLISHHHHGRDAFVFHANFSSLTVLDLSRNFFGHLIPRWIFGLTALASLDLSENWFEGPLPRDLWNLTSLKHLDLSTNQLNGSLPDELIHLNNLISLNLRWNQFEGFLEGIWNWSSLASLDLSVNNFATFLPSQLSTLTALISLNLGANQFRGSIPSSIANISNLQHLDLSFNNLNSSLPSEVFTLKDLITLGASRNHLNGPIPSTVGNCTKLEHLALSHNALSSIPSNLGRCTKLKYVSLGRQYSSLSDASALQVDNLQWMVGLSNLEHLDMSGVNLSTASNWLEVINMIPSLVEIYLSYCQLDLISHHLGRDTFVFHANFSSLTVLDLSGNFLGYVIPRWIFGLSALASLDLSFTSFEGPLPRDLRNLTSLKLLDLSSTI; encoded by the coding sequence ATGGGTGGATCAACCCATTTCTCTGTTTTCTTACTCGTCGCAATAATTTTACTCTGTTCTTCCAGCAAAACTGTAAATGCAACTTGCTATGCAAGTGAGAAACAAGCTCTTATGGACTTCAAGAAAGACTTGGAAGACCCCTTTGGCAGACTCTCGTCTTGGATTCACGACGTTGATTGCTGCAAATGGGAAGGAGTTGTTTGTAGCAACCGAAGTGGCCGCGTGATTCAACTTCACCTTCAGAGTCCTGTTcgtgtaattggttattttggtgtTCCTGAATTTCAAGATGAGATTGTTGTTGAATCACCATTAAGTGGTAAAATCAGTCATTCGTTaaaaaacttgactcacttgCGTTACCTTGATCTAAGTCAAAATAATTTCAGTGGAATTCCAATTCCCAGTTTTTTTGGGTCTCTCAGAAGTCTGAGGTACCTGAATTTATCTAGAGCTGGATTTCAAGGAATGGTTCCCTATCAACTTGGAAACCTATCAAGTTTACGCACTTTAAGCATAGGAGGCCAATCTTCAAGTTTACGCGATGTGTCCGATCTTCAAGTTGATAACCTGCAATGGTTGGCTGGTCTCTCTAATCTGGAGCGCCTAGGCATGAGTCGCGTGAACCTTAGTACGGCGTCTAATTGGCTAGAGGTGATTAACACGATCCCTTCTTTGGTAGAGATACATTTGTCCTCTTGTCAGcttgatttaatttctcatcATCATCATGGCAGAGATGCATTTGTCTTCCATGCCAACTTTTCTTCTCTTACTGTCCTAGATCTTTCTAGAAATTTTTTCGGACACCTCATCCCTAGATGGATTTTCGGTCTTACTGCCCTTGCTTCCCTTGATTTAAGTGAGAACTGGTTTGAAGGGCCATTGCCCAGAGATCTTTGGAACTTGACTTCCCTCAAGCACTTGGATCTTTCAACGAACCAGTTGAATGGTTCATTGCCAGATGAGCTTATTCATCTTAATAATCTCATTTCTCTCAACCTTCGGTGGAATCAATTCGAAGGCTTCTTGGAAGGAATTTGGAATTGGAGTTCCCTTGCATCTTTGGATCTATCAGTGAATAACTTTGCTACCTTCCTCCCAAGCCAATTATCCACTTTAACTGCCCTAATTTCACTGAATCTTGGCGCCAATCAGTTTCGAGGTTCTATCCCAAGCTCTATTGCCAACATTTCCAACCTTCAACATCTTGATCTGTCTTTTAACAACCTTAACTCCTCTTTACCAAGTGAAGTATTCACATTGAAGGACTTGATTACGCTTGGTGCAAGCCGTAATCACTTGAATGGTCCAATTCCAAGCACAGTTGGCAACTGTACCAAGCTAGAGCACCTTGCGCTAAGTCATAATGCTCTATCTTCAATTCCATCAAATTTAGGAAGATGTACCAAGCTAAAATACGTTTCGCTAGGACGCCAATATTCAAGTTTAAGCGATGCGTCCGCTCTTCAAGTTGATAACCTGCAATGGATGGTTGGTCTCTCTAATCTGGAGCACCTAGACATGAGTGGCGTGAACCTTAGTACAGCGTCTAATTGGCTAGAGGTGATTAACATGATCCCTTCTTTGGTAGAGATATATCTGTCCTATTGTCAActtgatttaatttctcatcATCTTGGCAGAGATACATTTGTCTTCCATGCCAACTTTTCTTCTCTTACTGTCCTAGATCTTTCCGGAAATTTTCTTGGATACGTCATCCCTAGATGGATTTTCGGTCTTTCTGCCCTTGCTTCTCTTGATTTAAGTTTCACCTCGTTTGAAGGCCCATTGCCCAGAGATCTCAGGAACTTGACTTCCCTCAAGCTCTTGGATCTTTCTTCAACAATTTGA